The following coding sequences are from one Streptomyces sp. NBC_00536 window:
- a CDS encoding DEAD/DEAH box helicase, with the protein MPITNRVDQREAAQREAIDAVLRALEPPTRAHAPEGGLRTQVIMATGSGKTRVAIHSAEKLHASRVLVLVPSLDLLAQTEAAWREGGRRGPMIGISSLRGEEVPFPNTTDVHELVEWTRSLDKVTVYATYASLGLGTLEKAHNAGLSAWDLIVVDEAHRTSGRIGKPWAVIHDNTRIPALRRLYMTATPRMWQLGDEEQAGSPGELVASMDDDPDGPFGSRCFTLTLAEAIDRGICAPYQVVCVDITDPQLQAAQLLGAEARSEEIRGARLAALQTALVKASSEEDFRRTLVFHHVVKEAEAFAAGLPDVTAQLNDTDPKLYPATIWADWLCGEHRPLHRRRVLAEFADGTATDGTAVEKAYLSSVKVLGEGVDTRTCDSVYWADVRGSMPDLVQALGRALRMQPDEGKVASLVVPILLGPGETADNMLTSRAYDGLAKLLEALRAHDARIVETLAEQQAPSRYKPVSERGSSKNGNGSGSGSGSVSAPAKTLLKFSTPRDPAALAAFINLRILNPEHEHWRRGVEATVIYARTHGNLRVPSTFRVPDADNTKASGWPASLANFPLGQWTADARKRYTRGHMNAERVTQLEKLGMIWSHHDVAWEEGLAAARGWAAEHGHLLAPRDATYQGTAVGIWLKNARVAARRTAENEQRHSEGLPLQPSAWTMTQDRRKQLEDIDPSWCPDWPVTWQRCFHLVRLHLNTGQALPTAASKVMRQGEDLSRWVTSVRRGWSQLTNVQQWMCTQILGITPATENKKPKPRTSQANKWAMHYEAATQFFEREGHLAVPRKHIETITIGGDSEDQKQQDVALKLGAWIANQRARAATLAPERVEQLSKAGMRWA; encoded by the coding sequence ATGCCGATCACAAACCGCGTCGACCAGCGCGAGGCCGCTCAGCGAGAAGCCATTGACGCAGTTCTCCGCGCCCTGGAACCGCCTACAAGAGCGCACGCGCCCGAGGGAGGGCTCCGGACACAGGTGATCATGGCGACCGGATCGGGAAAGACCCGGGTGGCTATCCACAGCGCGGAAAAGCTCCATGCCAGCCGTGTACTGGTCCTCGTCCCCTCGCTGGACCTGCTCGCCCAGACCGAGGCCGCATGGCGCGAGGGCGGCCGTCGAGGACCCATGATCGGGATCTCCTCGCTACGCGGTGAGGAAGTCCCCTTCCCCAACACCACGGACGTGCACGAGCTGGTGGAGTGGACGCGAAGCCTGGACAAGGTCACCGTCTACGCCACGTACGCCTCCCTCGGCCTGGGCACCCTGGAGAAGGCCCACAACGCCGGCCTCTCAGCTTGGGACCTGATCGTCGTGGACGAGGCGCACCGGACGTCCGGGCGGATCGGAAAGCCGTGGGCGGTGATCCACGACAACACCCGGATCCCGGCTTTGCGCCGACTGTACATGACGGCCACGCCGCGGATGTGGCAGCTCGGGGACGAGGAACAGGCCGGCTCGCCGGGCGAGCTGGTCGCAAGCATGGACGACGACCCGGACGGGCCCTTCGGCAGCCGCTGCTTCACCCTGACGCTCGCGGAAGCCATCGACAGGGGAATCTGCGCCCCCTACCAGGTCGTATGCGTGGACATCACCGACCCCCAGCTCCAGGCCGCACAACTCCTGGGCGCCGAAGCCCGCTCCGAGGAGATCCGCGGGGCCCGGCTCGCCGCTCTGCAGACCGCCCTGGTGAAAGCATCCTCAGAAGAGGACTTCCGCAGAACGCTCGTCTTCCACCACGTCGTCAAAGAGGCCGAAGCCTTCGCCGCAGGCCTCCCCGACGTCACCGCGCAGCTGAACGACACGGACCCCAAGCTGTACCCGGCCACGATCTGGGCGGACTGGCTCTGCGGCGAGCACAGGCCACTCCACCGGCGCCGCGTCCTCGCCGAGTTCGCGGACGGCACCGCCACGGACGGCACCGCCGTGGAGAAGGCCTACCTGTCCTCCGTAAAGGTCCTCGGGGAAGGCGTCGACACCCGCACCTGCGACTCCGTCTACTGGGCCGACGTCCGCGGCTCCATGCCCGACCTCGTCCAGGCCCTCGGCCGCGCCCTCCGCATGCAGCCCGACGAAGGGAAAGTCGCCTCCCTCGTCGTGCCGATCCTCCTCGGACCCGGCGAGACAGCGGACAACATGCTCACCAGCCGGGCGTACGACGGACTCGCCAAACTCCTCGAAGCACTCCGAGCCCACGACGCCCGGATCGTGGAGACCCTCGCCGAGCAGCAAGCGCCGAGCCGCTACAAGCCCGTCAGCGAACGCGGCAGCAGCAAGAACGGCAATGGGTCCGGCAGCGGCTCCGGGAGCGTCAGCGCCCCCGCCAAAACCCTGCTGAAGTTCTCCACACCGCGCGACCCGGCCGCGCTCGCAGCGTTCATCAACCTGCGCATCCTCAACCCCGAACACGAACACTGGCGCCGCGGGGTAGAAGCCACCGTCATCTACGCCCGCACCCACGGCAACCTCCGTGTCCCATCCACCTTCCGCGTTCCGGACGCGGACAACACGAAAGCGTCCGGTTGGCCAGCCTCGCTCGCCAACTTCCCCCTCGGGCAATGGACCGCCGACGCCAGGAAGCGCTACACCCGCGGACACATGAACGCCGAGCGCGTCACCCAGCTGGAGAAACTCGGCATGATCTGGTCCCACCACGACGTCGCGTGGGAAGAAGGCCTGGCCGCCGCACGCGGCTGGGCCGCCGAACACGGCCACCTCCTGGCCCCGCGAGACGCCACCTACCAGGGCACGGCAGTGGGAATCTGGCTGAAGAACGCCCGAGTCGCCGCCCGCAGAACGGCGGAGAACGAGCAGCGGCACTCCGAGGGACTGCCCCTCCAGCCATCGGCCTGGACGATGACACAGGACCGCCGCAAGCAGCTGGAGGACATCGACCCCTCCTGGTGCCCGGACTGGCCCGTGACATGGCAGCGCTGCTTCCACCTCGTCCGACTCCACCTCAACACCGGCCAGGCACTACCAACCGCGGCAAGCAAGGTCATGCGCCAGGGCGAGGACCTCAGCCGGTGGGTCACCTCAGTCCGGCGCGGATGGAGCCAACTCACCAACGTGCAGCAGTGGATGTGCACGCAGATCCTCGGCATCACACCCGCGACCGAGAACAAGAAACCGAAACCCCGTACCAGCCAGGCCAACAAGTGGGCGATGCACTACGAAGCCGCAACCCAGTTCTTCGAGCGCGAGGGGCACCTGGCTGTGCCCCGCAAGCACATCGAGACGATCACCATCGGCGGCGACAGCGAGGACCAGAAGCAACAAGACGTGGCGCTGAAGCTCGGCGCGTGGATCGCCAACCAACGCGCCCGGGCCGCCACCCTCGCACCGGAACGCGTCGAGCAGCTGTCCAAGGCCGGGATGCGGTGGGCGTAG